A genomic segment from Neisseria perflava encodes:
- the secY gene encoding preprotein translocase subunit SecY: protein MANQQSLSGLSKFGDLKKRLVFLLGALVVFRIGAHIPVPGVDAVALAKLYEGAANGIFGMLNMFSGGSLERFSIFAIGIMPYISSSIIVQLASEIVPSLKALKKEGEAGRKIITKYTRYGTVLLAVLQSFGVATFVYQQGVVVTSSLEFHISTVVCLVTGTMFLMWLGEQITERGIGNGISLIITAGIVSGIPSGIVRLLTLTEQGSMSMLMAVSIVIGILLLIYAVVYFESAQRKVPVHYAKRQFGSGVMPGQSIHMPFKLNMAGVIPPIFASSIILFPSTLLGWFGSNSTNSVLHKVAAMLQHGQPLYIVLFATTIIFFCYFYTALVFSPKEMAENLKKSGAFVPGIRPGEQTSRYLEKVVLRLTLFGALYITTICLIPEFLTTALKVPFYLGGTSLLILVVVTMDFRTQINSYRMSSQYEDLMSRPDMKSLSRK, encoded by the coding sequence GTGGCTAATCAACAATCTTTATCAGGATTATCCAAATTTGGTGATCTGAAAAAACGTCTGGTGTTCCTTTTAGGTGCTTTGGTCGTTTTCCGTATTGGTGCTCATATACCGGTACCGGGCGTAGATGCTGTTGCATTAGCTAAGTTATACGAAGGCGCTGCAAACGGCATATTCGGAATGTTAAATATGTTCTCGGGTGGTTCGTTGGAGCGCTTTAGTATATTTGCAATAGGTATCATGCCTTATATTTCATCGTCGATTATTGTTCAGCTTGCTTCTGAAATTGTTCCTTCTTTAAAAGCTTTAAAGAAGGAAGGTGAGGCTGGTAGGAAAATAATTACGAAATATACTAGGTATGGGACGGTATTATTGGCTGTATTGCAAAGCTTTGGTGTTGCAACATTTGTTTATCAACAAGGTGTTGTTGTAACGAGTTCGCTTGAGTTTCATATTTCTACAGTAGTCTGTTTGGTTACAGGTACTATGTTTCTAATGTGGTTAGGGGAACAAATTACCGAGCGTGGTATTGGTAATGGTATTTCTTTAATTATTACAGCAGGCATTGTATCGGGTATCCCATCCGGTATTGTTCGGTTGTTAACTTTGACTGAACAAGGCTCTATGAGTATGTTGATGGCGGTATCAATTGTGATTGGTATTTTGCTGTTGATCTATGCTGTAGTTTATTTTGAGAGTGCTCAGCGTAAAGTTCCTGTGCATTATGCTAAAAGACAGTTTGGCTCTGGAGTGATGCCGGGACAAAGCATTCATATGCCGTTCAAGCTAAATATGGCAGGTGTTATTCCTCCTATTTTTGCTTCCAGTATTATTTTATTTCCATCTACACTTTTAGGTTGGTTTGGTTCAAATAGTACGAATTCTGTTCTTCATAAGGTTGCTGCAATGCTGCAACACGGACAGCCTTTATATATTGTATTATTTGCCACAACTATCATCTTTTTCTGCTATTTCTATACTGCTTTAGTATTTAGCCCTAAAGAGATGGCTGAAAATTTGAAGAAGAGTGGTGCATTTGTGCCAGGTATTCGCCCAGGTGAGCAAACCTCTAGATATTTGGAAAAAGTGGTACTGAGACTGACATTATTTGGTGCTTTGTACATTACTACAATCTGTCTGATACCTGAATTTTTAACGACAGCATTGAAGGTTCCTTTCTATTTAGGTGGAACATCTTTGCTTATTTTGGTTGTCGTTACAATGGATTTTAGGACGCAAATCAATTCGTATCGAATGAGTAGTCAGTATGAAGACTTGATGAGTCGTCCAGATATGAAATCTTTGTCACGTAAGTAG
- the rplO gene encoding 50S ribosomal protein L15: MFLNTIQPAEGATHASRRVGRGIGSGLGKTGGRGHKGQKSRSGGFHKVGFEGGQMPLQRRLPKRGFKSLTAAANAEVRLSELNLIAVNEIDVLVLKQAGLIPATASNVKVIASGEISKAVTLKGVKATKGAKAAIEATGGKVEE; encoded by the coding sequence ATGTTTTTGAATACTATTCAACCTGCTGAGGGTGCTACTCACGCTAGTCGTCGTGTAGGCCGTGGTATTGGTAGCGGCTTAGGTAAGACAGGTGGTCGTGGTCATAAAGGTCAAAAAAGCCGTTCTGGTGGCTTCCACAAGGTAGGTTTTGAAGGCGGTCAAATGCCTTTGCAACGTCGTCTGCCGAAACGTGGTTTCAAATCTTTGACTGCAGCCGCTAATGCTGAAGTTCGTTTGAGTGAATTGAATCTGATTGCTGTTAACGAGATTGATGTCTTGGTTCTTAAACAAGCTGGTCTGATTCCTGCAACTGCTTCTAATGTAAAAGTTATTGCTTCTGGTGAAATCTCAAAAGCGGTTACCTTGAAAGGTGTAAAAGCTACTAAAGGTGCTAAAGCTGCTATTGAAGCTACCGGTGGTAAAGTAGAAGAATAA
- the rpmD gene encoding 50S ribosomal protein L30 translates to MTEQKKIKVTLVKSLIGTIESHRACARGLGLRRREHTVEVLDTPENRGMINKISYLLKVES, encoded by the coding sequence ATGACTGAGCAAAAAAAGATTAAAGTTACATTGGTTAAGAGCCTGATCGGTACAATTGAATCTCATCGTGCATGTGCTCGTGGTTTGGGTTTGCGTCGCCGTGAACATACTGTAGAGGTTTTGGATACCCCTGAAAACCGTGGTATGATCAATAAAATCAGCTACTTGTTGAAAGTGGAGTCTTAA
- the rpsE gene encoding 30S ribosomal protein S5 produces the protein MAKHEIEERGDGLIEKMVAVNRVTKVVKGGRIMAFSALTVVGDGDGRIGMGKGKSKEVPVAVQKAMDQARRSMIKVPLKNGTIHHEVIGRHGATKVFMQPAKEGSGVKAGGPMRLVFDAMGIHNISAKVHGSTNPYNIVRATLDGLSKLYTPADIAAKRGLTVEDILGANHD, from the coding sequence ATGGCAAAACATGAAATTGAAGAACGCGGTGACGGCCTGATTGAAAAGATGGTCGCAGTTAATCGCGTGACTAAAGTAGTTAAAGGTGGCCGTATCATGGCTTTCTCTGCACTGACTGTTGTTGGTGATGGTGATGGTCGCATCGGTATGGGCAAAGGTAAATCAAAAGAAGTACCAGTTGCTGTTCAAAAAGCAATGGATCAAGCTCGTCGCTCTATGATTAAAGTGCCTTTGAAAAACGGTACTATTCATCATGAGGTTATTGGTCGTCATGGTGCTACTAAGGTATTTATGCAACCTGCTAAAGAAGGTAGCGGTGTGAAAGCTGGTGGTCCAATGCGTTTAGTATTTGATGCTATGGGTATCCATAACATTTCAGCTAAAGTACATGGTTCTACTAATCCTTACAATATTGTACGCGCTACATTAGACGGTTTGTCTAAACTGTATACCCCTGCTGATATTGCTGCAAAACGTGGCTTGACAGTAGAAGATATTTTGGGAGCTAACCATGACTGA
- the rplR gene encoding 50S ribosomal protein L18: MDKHTTRLRRARKTRARIADLKMVRLCVFRSNNHIYAQVISAEGDKVLAQASTLEAEVRSSLKSGSNVEAAAVVGKRIAEKAKAVGVEKVAFDRSGFQYHGRVKALAEAARENGLSF, encoded by the coding sequence ATGGATAAACATACAACCCGACTCCGTCGTGCACGCAAAACCCGTGCGCGTATTGCGGACTTGAAAATGGTAAGATTATGTGTGTTCCGCAGCAATAATCATATTTATGCTCAAGTAATTAGTGCTGAAGGTGATAAAGTATTGGCTCAAGCCTCTACATTGGAAGCTGAAGTACGTAGTAGCCTGAAATCAGGTAGCAACGTTGAAGCAGCAGCTGTAGTTGGTAAGCGTATTGCTGAAAAAGCTAAAGCAGTGGGTGTTGAAAAAGTTGCTTTTGACCGTTCAGGTTTCCAATATCACGGTCGTGTGAAAGCTTTGGCTGAAGCTGCACGTGAAAATGGTTTAAGCTTCTAA
- the rplF gene encoding 50S ribosomal protein L6 yields the protein MSRVAKNPVTVPTGVEVKFGTDALVIKGKNGELSFPLHSDVAIELNDGKLTFAAKNDSKQANAMSGTARALVNNMVKGVSEGFEKKLQLIGVGYRAQAQGKVLNLSLGFSHPIVYEMPEGVSVQTPSQTEIVLTGADKQVVGQVAAEIRAFRSPEPYKGKGIRYVGEVVVMKEAKKK from the coding sequence ATGTCACGCGTCGCAAAAAACCCAGTGACTGTTCCTACTGGTGTAGAAGTAAAATTCGGAACAGATGCATTGGTTATCAAAGGTAAAAACGGTGAGTTGTCTTTTCCTTTGCATTCCGATGTTGCTATTGAACTGAACGATGGTAAATTGACTTTTGCTGCAAAAAATGACAGTAAGCAGGCTAATGCTATGTCTGGTACTGCTCGTGCATTAGTTAATAACATGGTTAAGGGTGTTTCTGAAGGTTTTGAGAAAAAACTTCAATTGATTGGTGTGGGTTATCGTGCCCAAGCTCAAGGTAAAGTTTTGAACCTGTCTTTGGGTTTCTCTCATCCAATCGTATATGAAATGCCTGAAGGTGTTTCCGTTCAAACTCCTAGCCAAACAGAAATCGTTTTGACTGGTGCAGATAAACAAGTGGTTGGCCAAGTCGCTGCTGAAATTCGTGCATTCCGTTCTCCTGAGCCTTATAAAGGTAAAGGTATTCGTTATGTAGGTGAAGTAGTAGTGATGAAAGAAGCCAAGAAAAAATAA
- the rpsH gene encoding 30S ribosomal protein S8 yields the protein MSMHDPISDMLTRIRNAQRANKAAVAMPSSKLKCAIAKVLKEEGYIEDFAVSADAKPVLEIQLKYYAGRPVIEQIKRVSRPGLRIYKASSEIPSVMNGLGVAIVSTSKGVMTDRKARSEGVGGELLCIVA from the coding sequence ATGAGTATGCATGATCCTATTTCCGATATGTTGACTCGTATTCGCAATGCGCAACGTGCTAATAAAGCAGCAGTTGCCATGCCTTCTTCTAAACTGAAATGTGCAATTGCAAAAGTTCTGAAAGAAGAAGGTTATATCGAGGATTTTGCGGTTTCTGCTGATGCAAAACCGGTATTGGAAATTCAATTGAAATACTATGCAGGTCGTCCTGTGATTGAGCAAATTAAACGTGTTTCACGTCCAGGTTTGCGTATTTACAAAGCATCAAGTGAGATCCCTAGCGTAATGAATGGTTTGGGTGTCGCTATTGTTAGTACTTCTAAAGGTGTAATGACTGATCGCAAAGCCCGTTCTGAGGGTGTTGGTGGTGAGTTGTTGTGCATCGTAGCCTAG
- the rpsN gene encoding 30S ribosomal protein S14, which yields MAKKALINRELKRQALAKKFAAKREAIFAVINDANATEEERFEARLKFQSIPRNAAPVRQRRRCALTGRPRGTFRKFGLGRIKIREIAMRGEIPGVVKASW from the coding sequence ATGGCTAAGAAAGCACTTATTAATCGTGAGCTGAAACGTCAAGCATTGGCGAAAAAGTTTGCAGCTAAACGTGAGGCAATTTTCGCTGTTATTAATGATGCTAATGCGACTGAAGAAGAACGTTTTGAAGCACGTTTGAAATTTCAATCCATTCCTCGTAATGCAGCACCTGTACGTCAACGTCGTCGTTGTGCTTTAACAGGTCGTCCTCGTGGCACTTTCCGTAAATTTGGTTTGGGCCGTATTAAAATCCGTGAAATCGCTATGCGTGGCGAGATCCCTGGTGTTGTTAAAGCTAGCTGGTAA
- the rplE gene encoding 50S ribosomal protein L5: MARLREFYKDTVVPELVKQFGYKSVMEVPRIEKITLNMGVGEAVADKKVMEHAVSDLEKIAGQKPVVTVARKSIAGFKIRDNYPVGCKVTLRRDQMFEFLDRLITIALPRVRDFRGVSGKSFDGRGNYNMGVREQIIFPEIEYDKIDALRGLNITITTTAKTDEEAKALLSLFKFPFKG; the protein is encoded by the coding sequence ATGGCTCGTTTGAGAGAGTTTTATAAAGATACAGTTGTTCCTGAATTGGTTAAACAATTTGGTTACAAATCAGTAATGGAAGTTCCACGTATTGAAAAAATCACCTTGAATATGGGTGTAGGTGAAGCTGTTGCTGATAAAAAAGTTATGGAGCACGCTGTTTCTGATTTAGAGAAAATTGCTGGCCAAAAACCAGTTGTTACTGTTGCTCGTAAATCTATCGCAGGTTTTAAAATCCGTGATAACTATCCAGTTGGTTGCAAAGTAACTTTGCGTCGTGATCAAATGTTTGAATTTTTAGATCGTTTGATTACTATTGCATTGCCTCGCGTACGTGACTTCCGTGGTGTAAGCGGTAAATCATTTGATGGTCGTGGCAATTACAATATGGGCGTTCGCGAGCAAATTATTTTCCCGGAAATTGAATACGATAAAATCGATGCTTTGCGTGGTTTGAATATTACTATTACAACTACTGCAAAAACTGATGAAGAAGCGAAAGCTTTGTTGTCACTGTTCAAGTTTCCGTTTAAAGGATAA
- the rplX gene encoding 50S ribosomal protein L24, translating into MNKIIKGDQVVVITGKDKGKQGQVVRVLGDKVVVEGVNVVKRHQKPNPMRGIEGGIITKEMPLDISNIAILNPETNKADRVGIKLIENEGKVKRVRFFKSNGSIIGA; encoded by the coding sequence ATGAATAAAATCATTAAAGGCGATCAGGTTGTAGTGATTACTGGTAAAGATAAAGGTAAGCAAGGTCAAGTAGTTCGAGTATTGGGTGATAAAGTTGTTGTTGAGGGTGTTAATGTTGTAAAACGCCATCAAAAACCTAATCCAATGCGTGGTATTGAGGGTGGTATTATTACTAAAGAAATGCCTTTGGATATTTCTAATATTGCAATCCTGAATCCGGAAACTAATAAAGCAGACCGTGTTGGTATTAAGCTGATTGAAAATGAAGGCAAAGTTAAACGCGTTCGTTTCTTCAAATCAAATGGCTCTATCATTGGAGCATAA
- the rplN gene encoding 50S ribosomal protein L14 — protein sequence MIQMQTILDVADNSGARRVMCIKVLGGSKRRYASVGDIIKVAVKDAAPRGRVKKGDVYNAVVVRTAKGVRRPDGALIKFDNNAAVLLNNKLEPLGTRIFGPVTRELRTERFMKIVSLAPEVL from the coding sequence ATGATTCAAATGCAGACCATCTTAGATGTGGCTGATAACTCTGGTGCGCGTCGCGTAATGTGCATCAAAGTATTAGGCGGATCTAAGCGTCGCTACGCTTCTGTTGGCGATATTATTAAAGTTGCAGTTAAAGATGCAGCCCCACGTGGTCGTGTCAAAAAAGGTGATGTATACAATGCGGTAGTTGTTCGTACTGCTAAGGGTGTGCGTCGTCCTGATGGTGCGTTAATTAAATTCGATAACAATGCTGCTGTGTTGTTGAATAATAAACTTGAACCTCTGGGTACTCGTATTTTTGGTCCGGTAACCCGTGAATTGCGTACTGAGCGATTTATGAAAATCGTTTCATTGGCGCCTGAAGTATTATAA
- the rpsQ gene encoding 30S ribosomal protein S17: MSEAKNVRTLQGKVVSDKMDKTVTVLVERKVKHPLYGKIIRLSTKIHAHDENNQYGIGDVVVIEESRPLSKTKSWVVKELVEKARTV; the protein is encoded by the coding sequence ATGAGCGAAGCTAAAAATGTTCGTACTTTGCAAGGCAAAGTGGTAAGCGACAAAATGGACAAAACTGTTACAGTATTGGTTGAGCGTAAAGTTAAACATCCTCTGTACGGTAAAATTATTCGTTTATCAACTAAAATCCATGCTCATGATGAAAACAATCAATATGGCATTGGTGATGTAGTGGTAATCGAGGAATCTCGTCCTTTGTCAAAAACCAAGTCTTGGGTTGTAAAAGAATTGGTTGAGAAAGCGCGTACTGTTTGA
- the rpmC gene encoding 50S ribosomal protein L29 translates to MKANELKDKSIEQLNTDLLDLLKAQFGLRMQNATGQLGKSSELKRVRRDIARIKTILTEKGAK, encoded by the coding sequence ATGAAAGCAAATGAATTGAAAGACAAATCTATTGAGCAATTAAACACTGATTTGTTGGACTTGTTGAAAGCTCAGTTTGGCTTACGCATGCAAAATGCAACCGGTCAGTTGGGTAAATCTAGCGAGTTGAAACGTGTACGTCGCGATATTGCTCGTATTAAAACCATTTTAACTGAAAAAGGTGCTAAGTAA
- the rplP gene encoding 50S ribosomal protein L16 yields MLQPTRLKYRKQQKGRNTGIATRGNKVSFGEFGLKAVGRGRLTARQIEAARRTMTRHIKRGGRIWIRVFPDKPITEKPIQVRMGGGKGNVEYYIAEVKPGKVLYEMDGVPESLAREAFELAAAKLPIPTTFVVRQVGQ; encoded by the coding sequence ATGCTGCAGCCAACTAGACTGAAATATCGCAAGCAACAAAAAGGTCGTAATACCGGTATTGCTACTCGCGGTAACAAAGTAAGTTTCGGTGAGTTCGGTTTGAAAGCCGTAGGCCGTGGTCGTTTGACTGCCCGCCAAATCGAAGCTGCTCGTCGTACTATGACTCGTCATATTAAACGTGGCGGTCGTATTTGGATTCGTGTATTCCCTGATAAACCAATTACTGAGAAACCTATCCAAGTTCGTATGGGTGGCGGTAAAGGTAATGTGGAATATTACATTGCTGAAGTTAAACCAGGCAAAGTATTGTACGAAATGGACGGTGTTCCTGAGTCTTTGGCTCGTGAAGCATTTGAATTGGCCGCTGCCAAATTGCCTATTCCTACAACCTTTGTAGTAAGACAGGTGGGTCAATAA
- the rpsC gene encoding 30S ribosomal protein S3, which produces MGQKINPTGFRLAVTKDWASKWFAKSTDFSTVLKQDIDVRNYLRKKLANASVGRVVIERPAKSARITIHSARPGVVIGKKGEDIEILKRDLQALMGVPVHVNIEEIRRPELDAQIIADGIAQQLEKRVQFRRAMKRAMQNAMRSGAKGIKIMTSGRLNGADIARSEWYREGRVPLHTLRANVDYATSEAHTTYGVLGLKVWVYTEGNIKSSKPEHEKKQRKAGGRNAAAN; this is translated from the coding sequence ATGGGACAAAAGATTAACCCTACAGGCTTTCGCCTGGCGGTAACTAAAGACTGGGCTTCAAAATGGTTTGCTAAAAGCACCGACTTTTCTACTGTTTTGAAACAAGATATTGATGTTCGTAACTACTTGCGTAAAAAACTGGCTAATGCTTCAGTTGGTCGCGTAGTGATCGAGCGTCCTGCTAAATCTGCACGTATTACCATTCACTCTGCTCGTCCAGGTGTGGTTATTGGTAAAAAAGGTGAGGATATTGAAATCTTGAAGCGTGACTTGCAAGCTTTGATGGGTGTGCCTGTTCATGTAAATATTGAAGAGATTCGTCGTCCTGAATTGGATGCACAAATCATTGCTGATGGTATTGCCCAGCAGCTTGAAAAACGTGTTCAATTCCGTCGCGCTATGAAACGTGCAATGCAAAATGCAATGCGTTCTGGTGCTAAAGGCATCAAGATCATGACTTCAGGCCGTTTGAATGGTGCAGATATCGCTCGTAGCGAATGGTACCGTGAAGGTCGTGTGCCTTTGCATACTTTGCGTGCGAACGTAGATTATGCAACTAGCGAAGCACACACCACTTATGGTGTGCTGGGTCTGAAAGTTTGGGTTTATACAGAAGGTAATATTAAATCTTCTAAACCTGAGCATGAGAAGAAACAAAGAAAGGCAGGTGGACGTAATGCTGCAGCCAACTAG
- the rplV gene encoding 50S ribosomal protein L22, giving the protein MRVSAQHKNARISAQKARLVADLIRGKDVAQALNILAFSPKKGAELIKKVLESAIANAEHNNGADIDELKVVTIFVDKGPSLKRFQARAKGRGNRIEKQTCHINVTVGN; this is encoded by the coding sequence ATGAGAGTAAGTGCACAACATAAAAACGCCCGTATTTCAGCTCAAAAAGCTCGTTTGGTGGCTGATTTGATTCGTGGTAAAGACGTTGCCCAAGCTTTGAATATCTTGGCATTCAGCCCTAAAAAAGGTGCTGAGCTGATTAAAAAAGTATTGGAATCAGCAATCGCCAATGCCGAGCACAACAATGGTGCTGACATTGACGAACTGAAAGTGGTAACTATCTTTGTTGACAAAGGCCCAAGCTTGAAACGTTTCCAAGCTCGTGCCAAAGGTCGCGGTAACCGCATCGAGAAACAAACTTGTCATATTAATGTGACAGTGGGCAACTAA
- the rpsS gene encoding 30S ribosomal protein S19 has product MARSLKKGPYVDLHLLKKVDAARASNDKRPIKTWSRRSTILPDFIGLTIAVHNGRTHVPVFISDNMVGHKLGEFSLTRTFKGHLADKKAKKK; this is encoded by the coding sequence ATGGCTCGTTCATTAAAAAAAGGCCCATATGTAGACCTGCATTTGCTGAAAAAAGTAGATGCTGCTCGTGCAAGCAACGACAAACGCCCAATTAAAACTTGGTCACGTCGTTCTACCATTTTGCCTGATTTTATCGGTCTGACTATCGCTGTTCATAACGGTCGCACTCACGTGCCTGTGTTCATCAGCGACAATATGGTTGGTCATAAATTAGGTGAGTTCTCATTGACCCGTACCTTTAAAGGCCACTTGGCTGATAAAAAGGCTAAAAAGAAATAA
- the rplB gene encoding 50S ribosomal protein L2, producing the protein MAIVKMKPTSAGRRGMVRVVTEGLHKGAPYAPLLEKKNSTAGRNNNGHITTRHKGGGHKHHYRVVDFKRNKDGIPAKVERIEYDPNRTAFIALLCYADGERRYIIAPRGIQAGAVLVSGAEAAIKVGNTLPIRNIPVGTTIHCIEMKPGKGAQIARSAGASAVLLAKEGAYAQVRLRSGEVRKISVNCRATIGEVGNEEQSLKKIGKAGANRWRGIRPTVRGVVMNPVDHPHGGGEGRTGEAREPVSPWGTPAKGYRTRNNKRTDNMIVRRRYSNKG; encoded by the coding sequence ATGGCAATCGTTAAAATGAAGCCGACCTCTGCAGGCCGTCGCGGCATGGTTCGCGTGGTAACAGAAGGTTTGCACAAAGGTGCACCTTATGCACCTCTGCTGGAAAAGAAAAATTCTACTGCCGGTCGTAACAACAATGGTCATATCACTACCCGTCATAAAGGTGGTGGCCATAAACATCATTACCGCGTTGTAGATTTCAAACGTAACAAAGACGGTATCCCTGCGAAAGTAGAGCGTATCGAATATGACCCTAACCGTACTGCATTTATCGCACTGTTGTGCTATGCAGATGGTGAGCGTCGCTACATCATTGCTCCTCGTGGTATTCAAGCAGGTGCAGTATTGGTTTCCGGTGCTGAGGCTGCTATCAAAGTGGGTAACACTCTGCCGATCCGCAATATTCCTGTTGGTACAACTATTCACTGTATCGAAATGAAACCAGGTAAAGGTGCGCAAATTGCGCGTTCTGCTGGTGCTTCTGCGGTATTGCTTGCAAAAGAAGGTGCTTACGCACAAGTTCGTTTGCGTTCTGGTGAAGTACGCAAAATTAGCGTAAATTGCCGTGCAACTATCGGTGAAGTTGGTAACGAAGAACAAAGCCTGAAAAAAATCGGTAAAGCTGGTGCTAACCGCTGGCGTGGTATTCGTCCGACCGTTCGTGGTGTTGTAATGAACCCTGTTGATCACCCACATGGTGGTGGTGAAGGCCGTACTGGTGAGGCTCGCGAACCGGTTAGCCCATGGGGTACTCCTGCTAAGGGCTACCGTACTCGTAATAACAAACGCACGGATAACATGATTGTTCGTCGTCGTTACTCAAATAAAGGTTAA
- the rplW gene encoding 50S ribosomal protein L23, giving the protein MNQQRLTQVILAPIVSEKSNVLAEKRNQMTFKVLANATKPEIKAAVELLFGVQVADVTTVTIKGKVKRFGRTLGRRSDVKKAYVSLAAGQELDLEAAAAAADKE; this is encoded by the coding sequence ATGAATCAACAACGTTTGACTCAAGTAATCTTGGCACCTATCGTTTCTGAAAAAAGCAACGTATTGGCTGAAAAACGTAACCAAATGACGTTTAAAGTTTTGGCAAATGCAACCAAACCTGAAATTAAAGCGGCTGTTGAGCTGCTGTTCGGCGTTCAAGTTGCAGACGTTACTACTGTTACCATTAAAGGTAAAGTTAAACGTTTTGGTCGTACTTTAGGTCGTCGCAGCGATGTTAAAAAGGCTTATGTAAGCCTGGCTGCCGGTCAAGAGTTGGATTTGGAAGCCGCTGCTGCAGCTGCAGATAAGGAATAA
- the rplD gene encoding 50S ribosomal protein L4 — protein MELKVIDAKGQVSGSLAVSDALFAREYNEALVHQLVTAYLANARSGNRAQKTRAEVNHSTKKPWRQKGTGRARSGMTSSPLWRKGGRAFPNKPDENFTQKVNRKMYRAGMATILSQLARDERLFAIEALTAETPKTKVFAEQVKNLGLEQVLFVTKQLDENVYLASRNLPNVLVLEAQQVDPYSLLRYKKVVITKDAVAQLEEQWV, from the coding sequence ATGGAATTGAAAGTAATTGACGCTAAAGGACAAGTATCTGGCAGCTTGGCTGTTTCTGATGCTTTGTTTGCTCGTGAATACAATGAAGCTTTGGTTCACCAACTGGTTACTGCTTACTTGGCAAATGCCCGTTCTGGTAATCGTGCTCAAAAAACTCGTGCCGAAGTAAACCACTCTACTAAAAAGCCATGGCGCCAAAAAGGTACCGGTCGTGCTCGTTCCGGTATGACTTCTTCTCCGCTGTGGCGTAAAGGTGGTCGTGCATTCCCAAACAAACCTGACGAAAACTTCACTCAAAAAGTGAACCGTAAAATGTATCGTGCCGGTATGGCGACTATTTTATCCCAACTGGCTCGTGATGAACGTTTGTTTGCAATCGAAGCATTGACTGCTGAAACTCCTAAAACCAAAGTTTTTGCCGAACAAGTGAAAAACTTGGGTTTGGAGCAAGTTCTGTTTGTAACTAAACAGCTCGACGAGAATGTTTACTTGGCTTCACGCAACTTGCCTAACGTATTGGTTTTGGAAGCTCAACAAGTTGATCCTTACAGCTTGCTGCGTTACAAAAAAGTCGTTATCACTAAAGATGCAGTTGCACAATTAGAGGAGCAATGGGTATGA
- the rplC gene encoding 50S ribosomal protein L3 has protein sequence MTLGLVGRKVGMTRVFDEQGVSVPVTVLDMSANRVTQVKSKDTDGYTAVQVTFGQKKANRVNKTEAGHFAKAGVEAGRGLVEFALTEEKLAELKAGDEITVSMFEVGQLVDVTGTSKGKGFSGTIKRHNFGAQRTSHGNSRSHRVPGSIGMAQDPGRVFPGKRMAGQYGNTKATVQKLEVVRVDVERQLLLVKGAVPGSVNSDVVVRPSVKVGA, from the coding sequence ATGACTTTAGGTCTGGTTGGACGCAAAGTTGGTATGACTCGCGTGTTCGATGAACAGGGTGTTTCTGTTCCGGTAACCGTTTTGGATATGTCTGCCAACCGCGTTACACAAGTGAAATCCAAAGATACTGACGGCTACACTGCTGTACAAGTTACCTTTGGTCAGAAAAAAGCTAATCGTGTCAACAAAACTGAAGCCGGTCACTTTGCTAAAGCAGGTGTTGAAGCTGGTCGCGGTTTGGTTGAGTTTGCTTTGACTGAAGAAAAACTGGCTGAATTGAAAGCCGGTGATGAAATTACCGTTTCTATGTTTGAAGTTGGTCAATTGGTAGATGTAACCGGTACCTCTAAAGGTAAAGGTTTCTCTGGTACGATCAAACGTCATAACTTCGGTGCTCAACGTACTTCCCACGGTAACTCCCGTTCTCACCGTGTTCCTGGTTCTATCGGTATGGCACAAGACCCTGGTCGCGTGTTCCCTGGTAAACGTATGGCAGGTCAATACGGTAACACTAAAGCAACTGTTCAAAAATTGGAAGTTGTACGTGTTGATGTTGAACGCCAACTCTTGTTGGTTAAAGGTGCTGTTCCGGGTTCGGTTAACAGCGACGTCGTGGTTCGTCCTAGCGTGAAAGTAGGTGCGTAA